Within Micromonospora narathiwatensis, the genomic segment ACCTGCCGCTGGACGACCTGCGCGGCGGTCGGGCCTGGGTGGTGCACACCGCCGGCGGCGGCCCGCTCCCCGCCGAGCACGGCGGACCGGCCCGGCTGCTCGTCCCGCACCTGTATTTCTGGAAGTCGGCGAAGTGGGTGCGCGGCGTCCGGCTGCTCGTCGACGACCAGCCGGGCTTCTGGGAGACCGCCGGCTACCACGACTACGGCGACCCCTGGCGCGAGCAGCGCTACCAGGGCGACTGACGTGTCCGCGCCCACCGCCGGCGGCCGGGTCGCCACACCGCTGACCTGGCGGGTGGCCCGCCTCGCCGAGCGCCGGATCGAGACGCCGACCGCGCAGACCCTGGTGCTGGACGTGCCCGGCTGGCCGGGGCACCTGCCGGGGCAGCACCTCGACGTCCGGCTCACCGCCGCCGACGGCTACCAGGCGGCCCGGTCGTACTCGCTCGCGGCACCCGTGGCGGACGAGCGGATCGCGCTGACCGTGCAGCGGGTACCCGACGGCGAGGTGTCGCCGTACCTGACCGAGGTGTACTCCGAGGGCGACCCGGTGGAGGTGCGCGGGCCGGTCGGTGGCTGGTTCGTCTGGCGTACCGACGAGACCGCGCCGGTGCTGCTGGTGGCCGGCGGCTCCGGCGTGGTGCCGCTGATGGCGATGGTCCGGGCCCGTCGCGCCGCCGGCAGCCGGACGCCGTTCCGGCTGATCTACTCGGTACGCACGCCCACCGACGTCTTCTACGCCGACGAGCTGCGCCGCCGGGCCCGCGACGACCACGGCCTCGACGTGGCGTACGTCTACACCCGCCAGGCGCCGGAGGGATGGCGCGGCGATCCGCACCGGATCAACCTGGCCGACGTGAGCGCCCACGGCTGGCCGCCCGACCTGGAGCCCCGCTGCTACGTCTGCGGCCCCACCGGCTTCGTGGAAACCGTGGCGGACCTGCTGGTGGGGCTGGGCCACCCGACCCGGCGGGTGAAGACCGAACGCTTCGGTCCGACCGGCTGAGCACCGAGGAGGACGCATGACGGACATGTCCTACGTGGACGGCAACATGCTCGACGGGCCGTTGCGGGAACTCTTCGCGGTCGACCTGAGCGCCGCCACCGGACGGTGCGCGTCCTGCGGCGCGGTCGGCCCGATGGCCGGGCTGCACGTCTACTCCCACGCACCCGGCCTGGTCGCCCGCTGTCCGGCCTGCACCGGGGTGATGCTGCGGCTGGTCCGCGCGCCCGACCGGGCCTGGCTGGACGTGCGCGGGTCCACCTACCTGGAGGTGCCGATGCCGTTCGACCAGCCCCACCCGGGCCCGCTGTGACGGCTCGCCCCGGGCCGGCGGCGGATCGCCCGCCGCCGACGTGGGCGATTCAGGCCGGGACGACGTACCCGATCTCACCCGTGCTGGCTGACGGCGCCGACGGTGGCCGCCGGGGAGCCGGCCGGGTGGACGGCTGCCGGCGCGGCCCGGCGCCAGCGTCGGCGTAGCCGGCTGACCAGTTGGCCCGCGGTCACCGGGACCACGGAGAGGACGAGCTGCCCGTTGCGCGGGTCGACGGTGGCGGCCACCCCGTACAGGCGGGTGCCGTGCCGGAGCAGCCGGGGCCGGCCGGCGGCGAGCCGGGGGGCGCGGACCGGGGCGCTGCCGTGGCCGTGCGAGCCGGTCACCTCGGCCCGGACCGGGTGACGCCGGCCGGTGGCGGCGCTGGCGGCGAGGAGCCGGTCGACCGGGAAGTCGGTCCGGACGGTTCGGCCGCTCGGGTCGGTGGCGTCCAGCAGGGTGGTACCGGCGACCTGCCCGGCCGTCAGCCGTACC encodes:
- a CDS encoding ferredoxin reductase; translation: MSAPTAGGRVATPLTWRVARLAERRIETPTAQTLVLDVPGWPGHLPGQHLDVRLTAADGYQAARSYSLAAPVADERIALTVQRVPDGEVSPYLTEVYSEGDPVEVRGPVGGWFVWRTDETAPVLLVAGGSGVVPLMAMVRARRAAGSRTPFRLIYSVRTPTDVFYADELRRRARDDHGLDVAYVYTRQAPEGWRGDPHRINLADVSAHGWPPDLEPRCYVCGPTGFVETVADLLVGLGHPTRRVKTERFGPTG
- a CDS encoding DUF6510 family protein, with product MTDMSYVDGNMLDGPLRELFAVDLSAATGRCASCGAVGPMAGLHVYSHAPGLVARCPACTGVMLRLVRAPDRAWLDVRGSTYLEVPMPFDQPHPGPL